The Cydia amplana chromosome 9, ilCydAmpl1.1, whole genome shotgun sequence genome includes a region encoding these proteins:
- the LOC134650921 gene encoding nuclear pore complex protein Nup214-like, protein MEVQFGPNAHDEPNMLYRLQRKIKVFDTSDALPNRGYNLVASASKYGAVFVGTPDGKLAVYHLKELVDKECEPNHLPVQLQEKPTHIAVNSDHELLAVTGGQLFMLFKVVDLLNQNVSPSMSVQFDVSPSTFVSDVKWNPCIPDTIAYAFYDGSIIVCQAGQGQVKKLQSSARCLCWSPKGKQLVVGNSDGTICQYKPDLSMMKSFPAPNLFQNAPVEVLAIYWISTFQFAVVYKNATDNSKPAVTIVNTPKGGQPSCLNYEDVCYSMGSNRPWYYYLQGLAQWNVILCSSSNSMEIATLGTTDGVSWLQWCQSDEARPELPLTDKKQENYPIGITIDTAAIHQLPWGENETLPYMPTLHVLSQTGLLTVFNVINLNKQAPQICSPVTFVG, encoded by the exons ATGGAAGTGCAGTTTGGTCCAAATGCTCATGATGAACCG aATATGCTGTATAGATTACAACGTAAAATCAAGGTATTTGATACAAGTGACGCACTGCCGAATAGAGGGTATAATCTAGTGGCCAGTGCTAGTAAATATGGTGCTGTCTTTGTTGGTACACCGGATGGAAAACTAGCAG TATACCATCTGAAGGAATTGGTAGACAAGGAATGTGAGCCGAACCACCTTCCGGTGCAACTGCAGGAGAAGCCGACACACATAGCTGTCAACAGCGACCATGAGCTGCTGGCCGTTACAGGAGGACAGCTGTTTATGCTCTTCAAAGTTGTGGATTTGCTCAACCAG AATGTCTCACCATCCATGTCCGTGCAGTTTGATGTCAGCCCGTCCACATTTGTGTCAGATGTAAAATGGAACCCGTGCATTCCTGACACCATTGCATACGCTTTCTATGATGGCTCCATTATCGTATGCCAGGCGGGGCAAGGGCAGGTCAAGAAGTTGCAGTCTAGTGCAAG ATGTCTCTGCTGGAGTCCTAAAGGGAAGCAGCTAGTAGTCGGCAACAGTGACGGCACAATCTGTCAGTACAAGCCAGATCTGTCAATGATGAAATCATTCCCTGCGCCGAATCTGTTTCAAAATGCACCCGTGGAAGTGTTGGCTATATATTGGATATCGACTTTCCAGTTTGCTGTTGTATATAAAAATGCAACGGATAATAGTAAACCAG CTGTAACGATCGTGAACACCCCTAAAGGCGGGCAGCCATCATGTTTGAACTACGAAGATGTGTGCTATAGTATGGGCTCCAATCGCCCGTGGTATTACTATCTTCAGGGGCTTGCTCAATG GAATGTGATCCTATGTTCGTCATCAAACAGCATGGAAATCGCCACGCTTGGGACTACAGATGGTGTCAGTTGGCTTCAATGGTGTCAG TCAGATGAAGCCAGGCCCGAGTTACCTCTGACGGACAAGAAACAAGAAAACTATCCAATAGGAATTACTATTGACACAGCCGCTATTCACCAGCTGCCTTGGG GTGAAAATGAGACTCTGCCGTACATGCCGACGCTACACGTACTGTCGCAGACGGGGTTGCTGACCGTATTCAACGTCATCAACCTGAACAAGCAAGCTCCACAGATCTGCTCGCCGGTTACTTTTGTCgggtaa